A region of Salvia splendens isolate huo1 chromosome 17, SspV2, whole genome shotgun sequence DNA encodes the following proteins:
- the LOC121773918 gene encoding E3 ubiquitin-protein ligase PUB23-like has product MDGIPSMDCPQDFRCPISMEIMKDPVTISTGVTYDRKNIERWFLTYKKTTCPATMQCVEAFDMTPNHTLQRLISAWQSRRSESTPPPAVAASEKRDELAAALGEIDSTPFKVSCLKRLRSIVELGDEVKEDFKRLGGVEVLVRIMEQVLGENSDFAVFRACEEAVAVLRLIPVSDCDEQILEVLMSSNCMNSMAIVLQRGGAEARFGAVATFEKLARADYQWNYAAQDQGVGFFKSLLEIVSDEICSKASSCALKLLVQMLEASKKSRLKAIEAGAICTLVELLPESSRSKCERIMQLIKLLCELAEGRLAFSEHGLGIAAVAKKMLNVSSGGATKIGVKILMLVASFHATEKVLEEMLMCGAVKKLVALLHVGAGQSTTKERAAKILKLHGREWRRYPCFTSDVRDYLGLGE; this is encoded by the coding sequence ATGGATGGAATCCCTTCCATGGACTGCCCTCAAGATTTCCGCTGCCCGATTTCCATGGAGATCATGAAGGATCCCGTCACCATCTCCACCGGCGTCACCTACGATAGGAAAAACATCGAGAGATGGTTCCTCACCTACAAAAAGACCACCTGCCCCGCCACTATGCAATGCGTCGAGGCTTTCGACATGACTCCCAATCACACGCTCCAGCGCCTGATTTCCGCCTGGCAATCGCGGCGGAGCGAATCTACGCCGCCGCCAGCGGTGGCGGCGTCGGAAAAGCGCGACGAGCTGGCCGCCGCGCTCGGGGAGATCGATTCGACGCCGTTTAAGGTCAGCTGTTTAAAAAGGCTGAGGTCGATTGTGGAATTGGGGGATGAGGTGAAGGAGGATTTTAAGAGATTGGGCGGGGTTGAGGTGCTGGTGAGGATAATGGAGCAGGTTTTGGGGGAAAATTCGGATTTCGCGGTTTTTAGGGCTTGCGaggaggcggtggcggtgctGCGCCTCATTCCGGTTTCCGACTGCGATGAGCAGATTCTGGAGGTGTTGATGAGCTCCAATTGTATGAATTCGATGGCGATTGTGCTCCAGCGCGGCGGCGCGGAGGCGAGATTCGGCGCGGTGGCGACGTTCGAGAAATTGGCGAGGGCGGATTACCAATGGAACTACGCCGCGCAGGATCAAGGCGTCGGTTTCTTCAAATCGCTGCTGGAGATCGTCTCCGACGAGATCTGCAGCAAGGCGAGCTCGTGCGCGCTGAAGCTGCTGGTGCAGATGCTGGAGGCGTCCAAGAAGTCGAGGTTGAAGGCGATCGAGGCCGGCGCGATCTGCACGCTGGTGGAGCTGCTGCCGGAATCGAGCAGATCTAAATGCGAGAGGATTATGCAATTGATCAAGCTGCTGTGTGAATTGGCGGAGGGGAGGCTGGCCTTTTCGGAGCACGGATTGGGGATCGCGGCGGTGGCGAAGAAGATGTTGAATGTGTCGAGCGGCGGGGCGACTAAGATTGGGGTGAAGATATTGATGTTGGTGGCCAGTTTTCACGCGACGGAGAAGGTGCTGGAGGAGATGCTGATGTGCGGGGCGGTAAAGAAGCTGGTGGCGCTGCTGCATGTCGGTGCGGGGCAGTCGACGACCAAGGAGAGGGCGGCGAAGATATTGAAGCTGCACGGCCGTGAGTGGCGGCGGTACCCTTGTTTCACGAGTGACGTCAGGGATTACTTGGGGTTGGGGGAATGA